One region of Humidesulfovibrio mexicanus genomic DNA includes:
- a CDS encoding sigma-54-dependent transcriptional regulator gives MIGHTPAPGPVLVVDDQKDFAAGLARLLASQFPDWRVAVRHSGAEALAALDREDHALLITDLRMPGISGQNLLTAALARDPLLTVVMLTGYGTVETAVAALKEGAYDFLTKPIDQEALFRVAGKAMERHQLMAENLRLREKAVDVECGPMLIGDSPAMRRLRKSIAAVAASDYTVLIRGESGTGKELVARSIQSLGARANGPFVTVNCPAIPDTLLESELFGHVKGAFTGADKARTGLFMAANRGTILLDEIGDIPPSVQTKLLRVLQEGEVRPVGANDSAMVDVRILASTNQDLEARIAAQGFREDLYYRLNVLSIHVPPLRERTEDIPRIASHFLRTVCRELGVVQKILSDEALSFLASRSWPGNVRELVNLVRRMAVFCPAERIEAAHVRQAESGGRLARAAERVSPYKEAKRLVLDEFTRDYVARLLEHTGGNISEAARLSGVERFSLQKILRRLGIVGEAFRRG, from the coding sequence ATGATCGGCCACACCCCTGCCCCCGGCCCGGTGCTGGTGGTGGACGACCAGAAGGATTTCGCCGCGGGGCTGGCGCGGCTGCTTGCCAGCCAGTTTCCGGACTGGCGCGTGGCGGTGCGGCATTCCGGCGCGGAGGCGCTTGCGGCCCTGGACCGCGAGGACCATGCCCTGCTCATCACCGACCTGCGGATGCCGGGCATTTCAGGCCAGAATCTGCTGACTGCGGCCCTGGCCCGGGATCCCTTGCTGACGGTGGTCATGCTTACGGGGTACGGCACCGTGGAGACCGCCGTGGCCGCCCTCAAGGAAGGGGCCTACGATTTCCTCACCAAGCCCATTGACCAGGAGGCGCTGTTCCGCGTGGCGGGCAAGGCCATGGAGCGCCACCAGCTCATGGCCGAAAACCTGCGCCTGCGCGAAAAGGCCGTGGATGTGGAGTGCGGTCCCATGCTCATCGGCGACAGCCCGGCCATGCGCCGCCTGCGCAAGTCCATCGCCGCCGTGGCCGCCTCGGACTACACGGTGCTCATCCGGGGCGAGTCCGGCACGGGCAAGGAGCTGGTGGCCCGCTCCATCCAGTCGCTTGGCGCACGGGCCAACGGCCCCTTTGTCACGGTGAACTGCCCCGCGATCCCGGACACTTTGCTGGAAAGCGAGCTTTTCGGCCACGTGAAGGGGGCCTTTACCGGTGCGGATAAGGCTCGCACGGGCCTGTTCATGGCCGCCAACCGGGGCACCATCCTGCTGGACGAGATAGGCGACATTCCCCCCAGCGTGCAGACCAAGCTGTTGCGCGTGCTGCAGGAAGGCGAGGTGCGCCCCGTGGGCGCCAATGATTCCGCCATGGTCGATGTGCGCATCCTGGCCTCCACCAACCAGGACCTGGAGGCCCGGATCGCGGCCCAGGGCTTCCGCGAGGACCTCTACTACCGCCTGAACGTGCTCTCCATCCACGTGCCGCCCCTGCGCGAACGCACCGAGGACATTCCGCGCATCGCCAGCCATTTTCTGCGCACGGTCTGCCGCGAGCTGGGCGTGGTCCAGAAGATCCTGTCCGACGAGGCGCTGAGCTTTCTCGCCAGCCGGTCCTGGCCGGGGAACGTGCGCGAGCTGGTGAACCTGGTCCGGCGCATGGCGGTGTTCTGCCCAGCGGAGCGCATCGAGGCGGCCCATGTGCGCCAGGCGGAGTCCGGGGGGCGGCTGGCGCGTGCGGCGGAGCGCGTGTCGCCCTACAAGGAGGCCAAGCGCCTGGTGCTGGACGAATTCACCCGTGACTACGTGGCCCGCCTGCTGGAGCACACCGGCGGCAACATCTCCGAAGCCGCCCGCTTGAGCGGAGTGGAGCGCTTTTCCCTGCAGAAGATCCTGAGGCGTCTGGGCATCGTCGGCGAGGCCTTCCGCCGGGGGTAA
- a CDS encoding YeiH family protein: protein MAEEKTDNNIVIDHGQSQWSDLWKKEDFLAIWVGLLVIAVCCFAYFTFAPKEEFSQKIEAANGIQQAEAARAPFKTIAWHKAADDKKKLKASSSPFGKFATHWTKHPGGWTTNPVDALIRTEDQAKALNEKNMPKFETAKAANDAALALAVTAEKAAEAASFQNTALNDEAAAKIKAWRAEHKKMGDAKKKVENKPYNYLPTLVGLCVFLIVLFGVGIRMMGGSFGGFAKGFGVVFLTACLAYMLGNQAISKQYGFGAEAWGVLLGMVIANTVGTPKWVLPACQVEFFIKSGLVLLGAEVLFNKIMAIGIPGIFVAWVVTPVVLVTTYIFGQKVLKMPSKTLNITISADMSVCGTSAAIATAAACRAKKEELTLSVGISLVFTAIMMIVMPAIIKAVGIPEILGGAWMGGTIDSTGAVAAAGAFLGEKAMYVAATIKMIQNLLIGVTAFFVAMYWCLKVECQDGRKVGVGEIWHRFPKFVLGFVAASILFSWMDSTLGPDMGNAMLEQGVVRGGTRLLRDWFFALSFAAIGLATNFRELSKYFKGGKPVILYVCGQSFNLALTLAMAYVMFYLVFPEITAKI from the coding sequence ATGGCTGAAGAAAAAACGGACAACAACATTGTCATCGATCACGGGCAGAGCCAGTGGTCCGACCTTTGGAAAAAAGAGGACTTTCTGGCCATTTGGGTGGGCCTTCTGGTCATAGCGGTATGCTGTTTCGCATACTTCACCTTCGCCCCCAAGGAGGAATTCTCCCAGAAGATCGAGGCCGCCAACGGGATCCAGCAGGCCGAGGCGGCCCGCGCGCCCTTCAAGACCATCGCCTGGCACAAGGCCGCGGACGACAAAAAGAAGCTCAAGGCGTCCAGCTCCCCCTTCGGCAAGTTCGCCACACACTGGACCAAGCACCCAGGCGGCTGGACCACAAACCCCGTGGACGCCCTGATCCGCACCGAGGACCAGGCCAAGGCTTTGAACGAAAAGAACATGCCCAAGTTCGAGACGGCCAAGGCCGCCAATGACGCCGCCTTGGCGCTGGCCGTGACAGCGGAGAAGGCCGCGGAGGCCGCCTCCTTCCAGAACACGGCCCTGAACGACGAGGCCGCGGCCAAGATCAAGGCCTGGCGCGCCGAGCACAAGAAAATGGGCGACGCCAAGAAGAAGGTGGAGAACAAGCCCTACAACTACCTGCCAACCCTGGTTGGCCTCTGCGTGTTCCTCATCGTGCTCTTCGGCGTGGGCATCCGCATGATGGGCGGCAGCTTCGGCGGCTTCGCCAAGGGCTTCGGCGTGGTCTTCCTCACCGCCTGCCTGGCCTACATGCTGGGCAACCAGGCCATCTCCAAGCAGTATGGTTTCGGCGCGGAGGCCTGGGGCGTGCTGCTCGGCATGGTCATCGCCAACACCGTGGGCACGCCCAAATGGGTGCTGCCCGCCTGCCAGGTGGAGTTCTTCATCAAAAGCGGCCTGGTGCTGCTGGGCGCGGAAGTGCTCTTCAACAAGATCATGGCCATCGGCATCCCCGGCATCTTCGTGGCCTGGGTGGTCACGCCCGTCGTGCTGGTGACCACCTACATCTTTGGCCAAAAGGTCTTGAAGATGCCCTCCAAGACGCTGAACATCACCATCAGCGCCGACATGAGCGTGTGCGGCACCTCGGCGGCCATCGCTACTGCGGCGGCCTGCCGCGCCAAGAAGGAGGAGCTCACCCTCTCCGTGGGCATCTCCCTGGTCTTCACCGCCATCATGATGATCGTCATGCCCGCCATCATCAAGGCCGTGGGCATCCCGGAGATCCTGGGCGGCGCGTGGATGGGCGGCACCATCGACTCCACCGGCGCCGTGGCCGCGGCCGGCGCCTTCCTGGGCGAAAAGGCCATGTATGTGGCCGCCACCATCAAAATGATTCAGAACCTGCTCATCGGCGTCACGGCATTCTTCGTGGCCATGTACTGGTGCCTCAAGGTGGAGTGCCAGGACGGCCGCAAGGTGGGCGTGGGCGAAATATGGCACCGCTTCCCCAAGTTCGTTTTGGGCTTTGTGGCCGCCTCCATCCTGTTCTCCTGGATGGACTCCACCCTTGGCCCGGACATGGGCAACGCCATGCTTGAGCAGGGCGTGGTGCGCGGCGGCACCCGGCTGCTGCGCGACTGGTTCTTCGCCCTGTCCTTCGCGGCCATCGGCCTGGCCACCAACTTCAGAGAGCTGTCCAAGTACTTCAAGGGCGGCAAGCCGGTGATTTTGTATGTGTGCGGGCAGTCCTTCAACCTTGCCCTGACCCTGGCCATGGCGTACGTCATGTTCTACCTGGTGTTCCCCGAAATCACCGCAAAGATCTAG